In Pleurocapsa sp. PCC 7319, the following are encoded in one genomic region:
- a CDS encoding helix-turn-helix domain-containing protein has protein sequence MPAPYSIDLRQRVINAYEGKEGSQRQIAERFQVSHSFVKKLIYRYRATGTLEPKSHGGGALPIIKQSELKQIEELVNEQPDALLRELCERWEARNGIKVSISTMHRRLEKLKLTTKKNSVRQGTRNS, from the coding sequence ATGCCTGCTCCGTACTCAATAGACTTGCGACAGCGAGTAATAAACGCCTATGAAGGGAAAGAAGGTTCACAAAGGCAAATTGCCGAACGTTTTCAAGTCAGTCATTCGTTTGTCAAAAAATTAATCTATCGTTACCGAGCAACAGGAACTCTTGAGCCTAAATCTCATGGAGGGGGCGCGCTCCCTATAATCAAACAATCTGAACTGAAACAGATTGAGGAATTGGTAAATGAACAACCAGATGCTCTACTACGAGAATTGTGCGAACGCTGGGAAGCTAGAAATGGAATTAAAGTCAGCATCTCTACCATGCATCGCAGACTAGAAAAGTTGAAGTTAACCACTAAAAAAAACTCTGTACGCCAAGGAACAAGAAACTCCTAG
- a CDS encoding tyrosine-type recombinase/integrase, which produces MRKAQLKTTKAELSLSVPLHILRHACGFYLVSRGCDTRAIQAYLCHHHIQHTVRYTELPSKRFQDFGWIDWGRDSPWKICRDFYLPRFFPLS; this is translated from the coding sequence GTGCGTAAAGCTCAATTAAAAACCACAAAAGCGGAATTATCTTTGAGCGTTCCTCTCCATATACTGCGCCATGCTTGTGGATTTTATCTGGTGAGTAGAGGATGTGACACTAGGGCTATACAAGCATATCTTTGTCATCACCATATTCAACATACTGTCCGCTATACGGAATTGCCTTCTAAACGATTTCAAGATTTTGGCTGGATTGATTGGGGTAGAGATAGCCCGTGGAAAATCTGTCGCGATTTTTATCTCCCCCGCTTTTTTCCGCTTTCCTAG
- a CDS encoding serine aminopeptidase domain-containing protein: MSKNVSQLLSVTKINSIGNGKVIYSLFSNDKTELALHYWSAEKAIASVFYVHGIQSHAGWLDEIAAYLKRFSINLFALDRRGSGLSKGLRGDICSTEQLLNDYNIAFDFASAKSNGCPIIGLGQSFGGSILAALLVKYRLPFKGSIFCAPALGQQRAKGRKIYEGNKKNCLNRSPLMLSDLDYTNIDRYLRFMANDVLMQRFITDRTQFFMSKLEDIYCMQKAGYIINHPVFFVAPRVDPIINLSVSKEVLKTIAPSYQYKTFETMFHYIEFSEARHSYFKWLINTINSVLLFS; the protein is encoded by the coding sequence ATGTCTAAAAATGTGTCTCAATTATTAAGTGTCACAAAGATCAATAGCATAGGGAACGGTAAAGTTATTTATTCTTTATTTTCTAATGATAAAACTGAACTGGCATTACATTATTGGAGTGCAGAAAAAGCTATCGCATCAGTATTTTATGTTCACGGAATCCAAAGCCATGCTGGATGGCTTGATGAAATTGCCGCATACCTGAAAAGATTTTCTATTAATTTATTTGCGCTTGACCGTAGAGGTTCAGGTTTAAGCAAAGGATTAAGAGGAGATATTTGTTCTACAGAACAACTACTTAATGACTATAATATTGCATTTGACTTTGCCTCTGCAAAATCGAATGGTTGTCCCATTATTGGTTTGGGACAAAGTTTTGGAGGAAGTATTTTAGCAGCATTGCTAGTTAAATACAGACTTCCTTTTAAAGGATCAATTTTTTGTGCTCCAGCTCTTGGTCAACAGAGAGCAAAAGGTCGAAAAATTTACGAAGGTAATAAAAAAAATTGTTTAAATAGATCGCCTTTAATGCTTAGTGATCTTGACTACACAAATATTGATCGATATCTACGATTTATGGCAAATGATGTTTTAATGCAAAGATTTATAACTGATAGAACACAATTTTTTATGTCCAAATTAGAAGATATATACTGTATGCAAAAGGCAGGATATATTATCAATCATCCAGTATTCTTTGTCGCTCCAAGAGTTGATCCTATTATTAATTTGTCAGTTTCAAAAGAAGTTTTGAAAACAATTGCGCCTAGTTATCAATATAAGACTTTTGAAACAATGTTTCACTACATAGAGTTTTCAGAAGCACGGCATAGCTATTTTAAATGGTTAATTAATACTATTAACTCAGTGCTGCTCTTTTCTTGA
- a CDS encoding transposase, with protein MSKEAKLAFSKKDKNRCCVARQYCGLTGQIENCQVGVFMAYLSSRGQALIDRRLYLPKSWSSSPEKRQKAKITQKTKFATKTGLAKEMLQSAFKKGLRPSAYGNWFVADEVYSRDGLFWYWLEQTFQQSYVLQQFSVG; from the coding sequence ATTAGCAAAGAAGCGAAACTAGCTTTCTCAAAAAAGGACAAGAATCGCTGCTGTGTTGCCAGGCAATATTGTGGACTAACGGGTCAAATTGAAAATTGTCAAGTGGGAGTATTCATGGCTTATCTGAGTTCAAGAGGGCAAGCCTTAATAGATCGCCGTCTTTATTTACCAAAATCTTGGAGTAGTTCGCCAGAAAAACGGCAAAAAGCAAAGATTACTCAAAAAACCAAGTTTGCCACCAAAACAGGATTAGCTAAAGAAATGTTGCAATCTGCTTTTAAAAAAGGATTACGACCAAGTGCCTACGGCAATTGGTTTGTCGCTGATGAAGTCTACAGTCGAGATGGTTTATTTTGGTATTGGTTGGAGCAAACTTTCCAACAATCCTATGTTTTACAGCAGTTTTCAGTTGGATAA
- a CDS encoding IS630 family transposase gives MRFEYRDWVLSVDPHNLVFIDESGINLGMTRLRGRAVRGERIYDSCPRNRGSNISLIGALSIDGLIATMSLPGSVNTEVFLAYVEEILLPQLWRGAFVIMDNLPVHKAIKIKEIIQTVGAQVVFLPPYSPDLSPIELCWSKLKQYLRSAKARTTKAINQALTEIINHHISDDDAVGWFEHCGLFI, from the coding sequence ATGCGATTTGAGTATCGAGACTGGGTACTCTCAGTCGATCCGCACAACCTAGTTTTTATCGACGAGTCGGGTATTAATTTAGGTATGACCAGATTGAGAGGACGAGCAGTTCGAGGAGAAAGAATATATGATAGTTGCCCTCGTAATCGAGGCTCAAATATCTCTTTGATTGGTGCATTAAGTATCGATGGTTTGATTGCTACCATGAGTTTACCTGGTAGTGTGAATACAGAAGTTTTTTTAGCCTATGTTGAGGAAATTTTATTACCTCAACTATGGAGAGGAGCTTTTGTAATTATGGATAATCTTCCAGTTCATAAAGCTATTAAAATCAAAGAAATAATACAAACTGTGGGCGCACAAGTAGTTTTTCTTCCTCCTTATTCTCCCGATCTTTCCCCCATTGAATTGTGTTGGTCTAAATTAAAACAATACTTACGTTCTGCTAAAGCCAGGACTACTAAAGCTATCAACCAAGCATTGACTGAAATTATTAATCATCATATTTCTGATGATGATGCAGTTGGCTGGTTTGAACATTGTGGTCTATTCATTTGA
- a CDS encoding IS1 family transposase — MNCKRTSEMFPERKLWKSQRLLSVQKKQVWLWTVVNSHQAGVLKWVARDRSQSTSVLWGVVRSWQCFLYITDGWKVYPCFMALVNEGMIFSKCDR, encoded by the coding sequence ATGAATTGCAAACGAACATCGGAGATGTTCCCAGAGCGAAAGCTCTGGAAAAGCCAGAGGCTTTTGTCGGTTCAAAAAAAACAGGTATGGCTTTGGACGGTAGTAAATTCTCATCAAGCGGGTGTTTTAAAGTGGGTCGCCCGCGACCGCTCACAATCAACTTCAGTATTGTGGGGAGTCGTTCGAAGTTGGCAATGCTTTTTATACATTACGGATGGATGGAAAGTTTATCCTTGCTTTATGGCGTTGGTGAATGAAGGTATGATTTTCTCAAAGTGCGATCGCTAA